The genome window TAATTCCATCCATTAAATACTCAGGTATGCCGTATGTCGCAAAATTCTGATATCAAGTTGGTTGACTATGTGAGTACTTACCAAAAATGCCGGTGCTTGCCCtccaaataataatactatatttgCTGATTTTTTAGCTTCATCCTACCAGTATTTGAACCTACGAAACATGTCATCAGCAGCAAACAATATCCCCCTTGTAGATATAGATCCGAGTGgtgtttttaagtatatactaATAAATGTGTATgacaaagaaaaaaatgaggCTGAGCCGCAAAAGGTGATTGTAAGGGGGTATAAACGATGCGAATATCATGCAGATATTTTTGATGAGGTATGCTATTGTATAAGTATAACACGGTCGCATTAACTAGACACACGGTTTGGTGATGTCATTATGGAGCTCGCATTTTACTGCAATCCAGTGATGCGTCAAGTTAATGTGACCatgttgtatatttaatattgtaatttctaACCTCAATAATTTGCAAGCTTTtgtaataagaataattaaacAGCATATTGTTTGACATAAAGTCTTGGCTATTTTCTGTGACTATTGCCCGTttggttttaaattttctttttctaTAATAGCTCCCAAATGTTTTATATCAAATTTTTATCCTCCAGGTACAAGCAAAACACTCGTCCTTAGATTTGGAGCCTTTAGGTGGTGGAAGAATATCTCATGACCCAGAAAATAAGAAAATTCACATTTATGGCTATTCTCAAGGTTACGGGAAAGCCGATCATGAAGTAACAGCTAAGATTGTTAAAGGTGCTTATCCTGCTTACACTATTTCTATCAGTGATGAGGGTTATTaatttaaactaatttatttttatctctttgtaattagtattttataaattagacAATTAAACTCCCTTGTTggaataaaagttttattttaaatgtttagaATGTAAATACTAATTTCTCATTAACGAAAAAAACTGAGCAGGTATAACTTTGCAACTTGTAAGTGACACACTGGAAAGTCATATGACAGAAAAAGGCAGCAATCTGGTAATTACTGTATTTATTGGTAAAAATGTAGGTATAATGAATTCTAATATAACCAGTAAATTATGTATTCTCTGGCTGAAGAAGTTGGCATGAGCTCAAGTACTCGGGTGAAGGCCTTGAATGAATAAAAGGGAAATGGGACCatctaatatctatactaataattaatattaattatacttagaTAAGGGCAGCTTGCACGTTTacaagttatttatttaactcaagaCTACGTGCAAGCGGCCCTGAATGGCCTTCGCATGCGAagctacgactagataccgtcggagtacttgaacACTCATTTGAATGATAtcacagactacttagggatacaACGTAAATgctatagggaccgtgcagagcgatgacactgccactagtgacgagtagccgaaacttttacgaaaattttattgtcaagttacggaaaattataagatttcttgagaaatttgaCTATTTTCAAGAATTATTTCAGTGATTGTTGTATTCCTGGATGTTCTAATACACACAagaaaataaaggcaaatcgaacaatgtaaaattttactattttcctgccaaaagtattcacatgccttggcttattgaaaaaccgaaagaaatggataaatccagtaaaaacatacgtaagcatttaaaaagttccatgaatgttatgtgtAGACTTGTAAAAACACtaaattttgtagattataaacgtaaattcatttttgatgaacacaatatgaacctaacctataaccgttgcttctttcagtaaacatccaaactatagataatttggagaagtcctgccaggaattcaacactgaggatagtattgaacttgaaccatcttgtcgaagtgttggttctcaaaaggatgattcttcaagtaggaaaaagattaatagtgcagtctttgtgtgttatttaaagaatacttatatagtgtttgcactgatgaggtacactagttaaaaaaagtgacagacaaaagttgtaaagatgaaataaaagcattgattttagtgaacttgctttattttattaagagctcacctgactctaaaaatcaaacatcgtccttctctcttcacactcacgcccgtctttcatatgccaggtgaaaaaggacggcgcggaatcatcgccgagttagttttacttgaataaaaaacgaactataatgattatgaaaaaagtgttttgagcaaatttaggttttatcaataagtacctttttagatattaaaaaagattaaagaaatgacagcaaacttcgaagagctaagcaaaaatgtgtctaaaacaaggtttttttgtaaaaaagaaactatcgagcattttttttaacatagaatatcattgatttttTGAAGTTGGGGTAAGGGGGCCGAAGGGGAAAGGGAAACAGTAGTTTGTAAATCAAAAACTATAGACCGTAGCCCTATTATTTCTTGGTCGATAAAGCagtaattttgttttagtttcAAAGCAAAAACATAAATGGCGCTATATCTACTTAGTACGAAAGAGTGacagaaacaaaaaaatcagtTGACCACTACAATATCACGAGCTCGCCGCGAATTTTTTGGGTGCTGGTTTATTGTGTTAAAAGTGCTGCAATAAGGCTGTCATTTTCAGTGAGTATTGTTAAATACCCTTAATTTGATTATTTACACACAAATGTCTATAAACTATGctataaatatcaaaatttagTATGATTAGAAAGACAACCTACAAATTCAAATTCGGGAAAGGGGAACTACCATGGCCAGGGAAAGGGGAACATATTATGTTTCCCTTTCCCGATGTCAGAGGTCTTGAACATTTTAATAGTTGCTAATTTTAAGAATACGCACTAGAATTCAGGGTGCCTGTACAAGTGGCGATCACATTtacacccggtttctgaaaggctgaTAAAcgctaaaattaactaatcgcctGTTAAATCTCTTGTCAAGTACCAATTGGGCTGCTTGAAGCAtggttagttagtttaatttgatcagcgTGTCAGTTGACACAGCTGTTTTTAACTCGAGAATGATATTATATCAACCGCTATTTTGGGTTTCCGAAACGCTTGTCAAGCCGTGATCATAGATTAAAGGTTTGTCAAAAGctgaaaatgttttaattagtAACTTGTAATGCCAAAGTAAAGTCCCTAGTAGATAGTACTAGTAGATATAGAGATACTAGTAGATAGATTTCAAGTGATTTTACTTTAAGTAGGTAATTTAAATAACACGTTTTTTAATATAACGGAATCTTACTGCAACAAAAATTACTATTGAGACTGATTCATATGAGCTGTATGTTTagtatgaataaatatttaaaaatttgcatTTCGTTTTTAGTTGACTACCCCTGTTTCGACTCGTATGTTTCCCTTACCCCGAATTccgatttttatcaaaatttccTATTTTAGTTCGTATTTCAATAAGTATTGAGTTCAAATTTGATaaacgaaatattaaaaaatgatatCGTGTAGGTGTATAATCTATACTACTATTTATACATAAGATATTCAGACTGTTCCCCTTACCCCAAAAACAGGGAAAGGGGAacaaaaaaagtagcctaacgATTTAGCATTTTCTGGTTAAAAGCATTATAACTAGCTTAAAAAGTCGTTCAATCATGGAAAGCTGACATACATAGGTATGTTTTGCGTTttcaaagcatactgaacgaccttcctatttgtggattactcacaaacgccattgcaagcgcactgccaacgcgtctgcagacgcgttggcagtgcgccgcgttcgcctatgtcgagagccgccattatcagcaacgcccccgcccacgtttattTAATGAAAGCCTTATCGCACTTTAGTTGTAAGTTTTGTTTAATGATCTTGTTTCAGTTCATTCTGGATCaccaaccccccccccccccccccccccccagcaTATTTTCGAACATAAAGTTCTGGCAACACTGCATACGCCTAATAAGGCGTAAGCGCGCCAGTCGtgccgcaagcttcgggtgaggaagatgtgtcgataattttcgaaattttaagttacgtccgtagcaaaatgccagtttgcgtagtgagactatgcaataataacactacaagaaacaagaacGGTACTtgcatcacataccatcagtaaatattatataaatcgtcttatacacagaaaaataatataaacctggaaattcggatcggagtactGACTACtgcttgatgttcagtgttgccaattaccataaactaaaaattcccaattttttctgagattgtgattttaattaatttatttattatatcttatttttttatatatacatagtggctgagtggatgagcgcattaaaatctctagctagggtagctggttcgaatcccgccaacggaacaaaaagttttcaaagttcctggatcatgaatgtgtattaataaaaatgaattatgagtatcatattataataaaaatcttaaatacagtttatattttatgtaagtacacaatacaaatgagaaaacaaatttaacatttgcttttttatgactcattcttaactttcgttaaacttcctaccattgtttttgtattgttttctcatcaatattgtacccattatatt of Aricia agestis chromosome 9, ilAriAges1.1, whole genome shotgun sequence contains these proteins:
- the LOC121730242 gene encoding 14 kDa phosphohistidine phosphatase-like, which gives rise to MIKSLSRTLSTLIPSIKYSASSYQYLNLRNMSSAANNIPLVDIDPSGVFKYILINVYDKEKNEAEPQKVIVRGYKRCEYHADIFDEVQAKHSSLDLEPLGGGRISHDPENKKIHIYGYSQGYGKADHEVTAKIVKGAYPAYTISISDEGY